The genomic DNA CGCCCACTCGTAGTCGAGGAAGCGGACGGCGCCGCCCACGACATGCGTGTTGTCGGGCCCCACGTCGGACGGGCTGAACGCGCGGAACGGGCCCTCCGTGAACAGGGCGACGGCGGCGTCGAGCACCGCGCGCGCGGCCTCGTCGACCCCGCCCACGGCGGCGGGGACCGCCGCGGCCGCCCGCGCGGCCTCCCCGGCGACGGGGTCGTTGCGCGAATCCGTGTGCTCGCGCCGCGCGAGCACGGAGAGGTCGCGCTCGCGGCCGTAGGTGCCGGCGTGCATGCGCCCGAGCGCCTGGGCCCAGGCGGAGAGCACGGTGGCCGCACCGGACGAGGGGGTCCGGCGCAGCAGATCCGCCATCGTCTCGCCCTCGCCCAGGTCCTGGAGCACGAGGATCCGCTGCTCCGCGTCCGACGCCAGGAGCTGCGGCCCCGGGCGCGCGTCGACGGGGAGCGCGGTGGCGAACTTGTACGCCGCGCCCTCGCGGGCGAACGCCTCCGAGTAGTCCTTGTCGGTGTGGTCGGCGGCGCGCAGCTGCTTGATCACGACGGACCGCGGCAGCAGCGGGTTGTTGTGCAGCACCCGGACACGCATCACGAGTGTGCGGCCGGAGCCCCCCAGATCTTCGGGTTCACCCAGCTCGACGGGTGCGCCGACCCGGCGACCCAGCAGGCCCTCCACCGCGGTGAGGGCCGCCCTCGTCGTCTCGTACCCCAGCGCGGTGACCATCACGTCCAACCTACCTCAGTCGGGCAGGGGCGCGACGTCCACGGAGACATGGATCTTCGATCCCTTCGATTCCGTGTAGATGACGCCGCGCAGGGGCGGGACGTCCTCGTAGTCACGCCCCCAGGCGACCGTCACGTGGCGTTCGTCGACGAACTTGTTGTTGGTCGGGTCGAAGGGCAGCCAGGCGTCCCCGGGCAGCCACACCGCGGCCCACGCATGGGTGGCCCCGGCGCCGACGACGCGGTCCTGGCCGGGCGGCGGCTCGGTGGCGAGGTACCCGGACACGTACCGGGCCGCGAGCCCCTTCGACCGCAGGCACGCGATGGCGACCCGCGCGAAGTCCTGGCAGACGCCCTCGCGGCGTTCCATCACGGTGCCCACCCGGGTCGAGACGTTGGTGGCACCGGACCGGTAGGTGAAGTCCGTGTAGATCCGGGTGGTCAGCTCCTCGACGGCCTCCACCAGCGGCTTTCCCGGGGTGAAGATCGTGTCGGCGTAGGCGCGCACCGCGTCGTCGATCTCGGCCGGCCGCTGGTCCAGGCGGTACTGCGCGGCGAGCGCCCCGGCCTCGCCGACGGGCCGCGCGAGCTCCCAGGGCGCGAGCGCGGGCCCCTCGTCGGTGACGGCCCGGTCCAGCGGATCGACCTCGACGACCGATTCACCGCGGACCAGGAGCCGGGTGTGTGGTGTGGTCACGTGGAAGTAGGTGTCGGTGTTGCCGTACGCGTCCACTCCCTCGGAGCGGTCCGACGGTTCCGGCCCCACCGTGATCGTGTGCTCCTCGACGCGCTGGTCGGAGAGCTCACGCGGCGACAGATAGCACCGACCGAAACTGGAGGTGACCTCCGCGTCGTAGGTGTAGGTGGTCTCGTGCACCACGCGGTAGCGGCGCGGCCGCGAGTCCTCGGTGCGCCGGGAGAAGCTCAGGCCCACGACTGCACCCCCACCCAGATCGGGCGGGCCGCCGCGGGCGGCGCGAACCTGGTCCGTTCGAGCACGTCCGAGACCTCGCGCATTCCCTCGTCCACGGCGTCGAGCAGCGCCTCGATCTCCGTCCGCCGGCCGTCGGCGATGGTCTCGGCGTCGTCCGGGTCGAACCGGCCGAGCCGCGCGAGCACCTCTCCGACGGTGCGCTCGCACGTCGGGCTGCGCAGTTCGTCGGGCAGTTGCGCGAGGTCGGCGGTCAGGGCCGTGAGCGCGGCGACGAGCGAGCGCGGATTGGTGGCGTCGAGGAACATCAGGTCCACCGCGGCGCCCGCGCGCAGCACGGCCCGGTGCCGGCGCCGGTAGGTGACGGCGGACTCGCACGTCACGAGGTAGGCGTCCAGGAGGCCCGCCTCGATCTCCGCCGGGTTCTCGGGGACGACCATCGCCCGCGTGACGGCACTGAGTTGCAGGGCGCGTTCGATGCGCCGGCCGGCGTCCATCATCAGCCAGGCCGGATCCTGCACGAGCGATTCCCGGCCGAGGCCGGCGAACGCCAGCAGCGAGACCAGGACCTCGCCGAGCGTCTGGTCGAGCTGCTCCCCCGCGTCGTCGCGGTCGGCGGCGAGCCGTCCGAGCGACCGTTCCGCTCCGCTGAGCACGAGCCAGGTATCGGTGGACATCTGATCGCGAACGGCCCGCAGGCACGCCCGCAGCCGGACGCCGGAGTGCGCGACGCTGCCCGGCACGTCCACGTCGAGGGTGAGGCGGCGCAATCGAGCGAGCACGTCGGTCTGTTCGGTCCCCTCGACCACGATCGGCCCGAGTTGATCGGTGACCGTGGCCGCGACCACGGCGTCCAGCAGCGGCTGCAGCACGTCGGCACCCGCCTGCCACGGCCGGTGCCGGAACTCACGGCTGCGGTCGTGCGCCATCGACAGCAGGCGGACGGTGGCCTCGGCCCGCTCCGCGTACCGTCCGATCCAGAACTGGTCGGAGAGGACACGGGGCGTCGCCACCGGGCCGCTGGGTGCCGCCCCGACCCGGCCCGAGCGGGGCGCGGTCGCCACGCGGGCGGGGGCACGGACGTCGTCGGGGGTCGGCACCCAGACGTCGCGGGCGGCCGACGAGTGCAGCAGCGCCCCCTCGGCACCGTCGAGCAGGACCTGGCCGAGGCCGCCCGGCAGCACGGTGTAACCGGACTCCTGTGCGAGGGCGAAGGCGCGCAGCGCGAAGCCGCGTTCCACGACGGCGCCGTGGTCGACGGCGGATCGGCCGGTGAACGGCACGAGGGTCTTCACGCACCACACGGTCGGGTCCGCGGCGATCCGCTGCCGCAGATCGTCGGCCCGGTCCGCGGTGAGGTCGGCCCCGGCGAAGCGCTCGCCGGTGGCGAAGTTGAGCACCAGCCGGTCGTCGAGCGGACCGTCGAGCGCGGCGCGTCCGGCCGGGGTCGCGGCGTGCAGGGTCGGCGTGGACGGCAGCAGCAGGTCCTCATCGAGCAGGTCGCGGCACAGCTGCGGCAGGTACGCGTGCAGGGCCGGGTTCTCGAGCACTCCCGACCCGAGGGTGTTGACGACGGTGACGGCGCCGCGGGTCATCATCTCGACGAGCCCGACGACGCCGAGCTGCGAATCGGTGCGCAGGTCGAGCGGGTCGGAGAACTCGGAGTCCACGCGCCGCAGGATGACGTGCACGCGCTTCATCCGGCCGAGCGAGCGCATGAACACGCCGCCGTCGCGCACCGTCAGGTCGGGGGCCTCGACCAGTGGGAAGCCGAGGACCGAGGCGAGGTACGCCTGGTCGAAGGCGGTCTCGGAGAGGGATCCGGGGCTGAGCACGACGACGGTCGGGTCGTCCACGCCCGGCGGCGCGGCCTCGATCAGCTGCATGCGCAGCGCCGCCGCGAAGGAGGCGACGGGCCGCGGTGTCTCCGACCGGAGTTCGCGCGGGAGGGCGCGGGAGGTGACCCGGCGGTCGGCGAGCGCGTAGCCCACGCCCGACGGCGCCTGGGTGCGGTCCGCGACCGCGACGTACCCGGTCACCTCGTCGCCGGCGGCCTCGCCGATGTCGACGCCGTGCAGGAACAGCGAGCGCGGGCCGGGCGACGGAACGCCGACCGCTCGCCGGATGAAGCCGGGGTGCGCGAACACCACCTCCGGCGGGACCGTGCCGGTGCGCAGCGTGCGCTGCTCGCCGTAGAAGTCCTTGAGCACCGCGTCGAGCAGCAGCGATCGCTGGGCGACGCCGCGTGCGAGCCCGTCCCACTCCTCGGCGCCGAGGAGCACCGGCAGCGGGTCGAGCCGCCACGGCCCCGGCTCGGTGGCGGCCCCGGGCATCGCCGGGTCCTGGGCAGCGGGCACGGCGTCGAGCGCGTTGTAGGTGATGCCCTCGTCGTCGATGAGTCCGCGGACCCGCGCGGAGAGACGGCGCAGGCCCGCCGGGTCGAGTCGGCGGAGTGCGTCGATGCTCACAGGCCCACCTGCTCCCGCATGTCGCGCCACGCCGCCGGACGCAGCACCAGCACCAGGACGCCCGCGACGACGATGCCGACGAGGTTGATCGCGAGCTGCCCCGTCGATTCGAGAGCGCGCTGCCACTCCCCGACCGTCGCCGCCACCACGGCGTACCCGGCGGCGGGCACCGTCGTGACCGAGATGAAGACGCCGACCAGGGCGGCCGATTTGGCGGTGACCATCGAGATCATCCCCGCGGCGCCGGCGAGCAGCGCGACGATGAGCGAGAACGGGCCGACGCGGTAGATGAAGTCGACCTGGCCCGCGGAGTCGAGGACGTCCACGCCGAACAGGTTCGCCGCGAGGGCCGCCTCGGCACCGAGCCACGTGCACGCCATCGCCACCGGGAAGCCCACCGACAGGGCGATCACCGGGCGCACCGCGAAGTGCAGGCGACGGGTGGCGAGCGCCACCGCGATCGCCGCGAGCGGCCCGAACTCCGGCCCCACGACCATCGCGCCGACGACGGTGACCGGCGAGTTCGTCACCACGCCCACCGCGGCCAGCAGCACGGCGAGCACCAGGAAGGCGAGGAAGGTCGAGTTGAGCGTCGATTCCTCGCGGGTCCGGGCGGTCAGCTCCTCCCACACCACCGCGTCCGACGGGTCGCCGGGCACGGCCTTCTCGGCCTCGTCCGCAGCATCCGAGAGCACCGTGTCGAGCGTCGAGACCGTGACGGCACCATCGACGGGGATGCGCAGTTCCTCAAGGCCCTGTAGCACGCGGTGCGCGGCCTCCCGGGTGACCTCCGCGCTGAGCACATCGCCCGCGGGGACGAGCGACGCGCCGGGCGCCAGCGTGATGTGGGTGACGCCCGGCCGCGACCGCAGCAGCGCGAGCACCGCATCGGTCCGGTCGGGCGGGCTGATCACCCGGATGTGGCGCACGCGGCTACTTCTGCTCGGCGCCCTGGTCCGCCGCGGCCTGCTCCGGCTTCTTGGGCTTCGCGTCCATGCCCGACTCCCGGCGCTGCTGCGCGGTGATCGCTGCGGGCGCGTCGGTCAGCGGGTCGACGCCGCCGCCCGACTTCGGGAACGCGATGACCTCGCGGATCGACGACGCGCCGGCGAGCAGCGAGACCACGCGGTCCCAGCCGAAGGCGATGCCGCCGTGCGGCGGGGCGCCGTACGAGAAGGCGTCGAGGAGGAAGCCGAACTTCTCGCGGGCCTGCTCCTCGTCGATGCCCATGATCGCGAAGACGCGCTCCTGAACGTCCTTGCGGTGGATACGGATCGAGCCGCCGCCGATCTCGTTGCCGTTGCAGACGATGTCGTAGGCGTAGGCCAGGGCGCTGCCCGGATCGGTGTCGAAGGTGTCGATCGACTCCGGCTTGGGGCTGGTGAAGGCGTGGTGCACGGCGGTCCAGGCACCGTCGCCCACGGCCACGTCGCCCGAGGCGGTCGCGTCGTCGGCGGGCTCGAACAGCGGGGCGTCGACGACCCAGGTGAACGCCCAGTCGCCCTCCTTGATGAGGCCGAGCTTGTCGGCGATCTCGCCGCGCGCAGCGCCGAGCAGGGCACGCATCGTCTTGGTGGGGCCGGCGGCGAAGAAGACGCAGTCGCCGGGCTGGGCGCCCACGTGCGCGGCGAGGCCCGCACGCTCGTCGTCGGAGAGGTTCTTGGCGACGGGGCCGGTGAGCTCGCCGTCCTCGCCGATCAGCACGTACGCAAGGCCGCGGGCGCCGCGCTGCTTCGCCCATTCCTGCCACGCGTCGAGCTGGCGGCGGGGCTGGCTCGCGCCGCCCGGCATCACGACCGCGCCGACGTACGGGGCCTGGAACACCCGGAACGGCGTGTCCTTGAAGTACTCGGTGCACTCGACCAGTTCGAGGCCGAAGCGCAGGTCCGGCTTGTCGGAGCCGAAGCGGCGCATGGCCTCGGCGTAGGTCAGGCGCGGGATCGGCGTGGGGATCTCGTGCCCGATGAGCGACCAGAGGGCCTTGACGATCTGCTCGCCGAGCGCGATCACGTCCTCCTGGTCCACGAAGCTCATCTCGATGTCGAGCTGGGTGAACTCGGGCTGACGGTCGGCGCGGAAGTCCTCGTCGCGGTAGCAGCGCGCGATCTGGTAGTACCGCTCCATGCCCGCGACCATGAGCAGCTGCTTGAACAGCTGCGGACTCTGCGGCAGCGCGTAGAAGGTGCCGGGGCGCAGGCGCGCGGGCACCAGGAAGTCGCGGGCACCCTCCGGCGTGGACCGGGTCAGGGTCGGCGTCTCGATCTCGACGAAGTCGTTGAGCGCGAGGATGTTGCGCGCCACGGCGTTGGCCTGGCTGCGCAGCTTGATCGCGGCAGCGGGGTCCTCGCGGCGCAGGTCGAGGTAGCGGTACTTCAGGCGCGCCTCCTCGCCCGGCTCCTCGTCGAGTTGGAAGGGCAGCGGCGCCGACTCGTTGAGCACGGTCAACTCGGTGACGTTGACCTCGATCGCGCCCGACGGCAGGTTCGGGTTCTCGCTGCCCTCGGGCCGCTTCTCGACGGTGCCGGTCACCAGCACGCAGTACTCGGACCGCAGCCGGTGCGCCTGCTCGGCGACGTCCGACTCGCGGAAGACGACCTGGGCGACGCCGGAGCTGTCGCGCAGGTCGATGAAGATCACTCCGCCGTGGTCACGCCGACGCGCCACCCAGCCCGCGAGGGTGACGACGGTGCCGGCATCCTCCGCACGCAGCGATCCGGCCAGGTGAGTGCGCAGCACTTTCGGGGTGTCCTTTCGACGAGGAATCTTCGAGCGCCTGTCATGCTACGGGGCGAACCGGTTCACGATCTCACCCCTGTCATGGAATGCTGTGCGCATGACCTTTCAGGGCAACGGGCCGCTCGAGGGCGGCAACGTCAGCGCAGGCGGCGGTGGCGGTATGGGCCGCGGCATGGTGATCGGCGGCGGCAGCATCGGCACAGTCGTGATCGGCCTGCTCATCTATTTCCTCACCGGCAGCACCGGGGGGATGACACAGGCGCCGCAGCAAGCGGGGCCCGGTCTCTCCCAGGCGGAGCAGCAGCTCGACGAGAAGCTCAAGAACTGCACCAAGGAGCAGGCAAACAGCGACACGGCCTGCCGCATCAAGGCCACCACGATCTCCCTGGACAAGGTGTGGCCGACGGTCCTGCGCGGCTACAAGCCCCCGCGCGGCGGGACGAAGATCATGCCGGTGGGCGCGCAGTCCATCAACACCGCCTGCGGTGTCGCGGGCGCCGATACCGGCCCGTTCTACTGCCCGAGCGACCAGGTCGCGGTCTTCCAGCTGGACTTCATGGACCGCGTGATCAAGAAGATGGGCGGCACGAACGCGCCGTTCTCGCAGGAGTACATCGTGGCCCACGAGTTCGGCCACCACGTGCAGACGCTCCTCGGCGACATCGACAAGGCCCAGCAGGGCCGCGGCGCGCAGGGCGGCTCGGTCCGCGTCGAGCTGCAGGCCGATTGCTACGCGGGCGTCTGGGCCGCCCACGCCGACAAGGGCGAGGACGCGATGCTCAAGCCGCTCACGCAGCAGGAGATCTCCGACGCGATCACCACCGCGCAGGCCATCGGCGACGACACGATCCAGCGCAACGCGGGCCGCAACGTCAACCCCGAGTCCTTCTCGCACGGGACCTCGGAGCAGCGCGTGCGGTGGTTCTCGCAGGGCTACCGGACCGGCGCTCCCGCCCAGTGCGACACCTTCAGCGGCACCATCTGATCCGGCGCTCGGAACGCTGATCCGCTGGCCGCGTACCCGGGCGGATGGCTCGTGCCGCCGGTCGCGATGTACCCACCCGGCGACGCCGGACCGCGTACCTGAGCACGCTGACCAACGCTGCCACGCGGCGCAAGCCGGGTCGGGCCACGCGCGGCCTGTAGGCCGGGCATAACCTGGTCGTATGTCGGACGCTGCAGCTGCGAACACGCCCATCGATCAGCTCGCCAACACCCTCGCCCTGCGGGTCGCCGCCACGGACCCGATCCTGGCGACGCACGCGGGAATCACCGAGCTCAACGACAAGCTCACCGACTTCTCCCCCGCCGGGCTGGAGGCGAGGGCGGCCGTGGGGCGCGAGACGCTGGCACAACTCGACGAGCTGACCGAGGAGAACGACGCCGACCGCGTCACCGCGGCCACCCTGCGCGAGCGGCTGGGCGTGCACGACGCGATCCACGACGCAGGGCGCACCGTCGGCGAGCTGAACGTGATCGCCTCACCGATGCAGGACATCCGCGACGTCTTCGACCTGACCCCGGCGGGCACACCGGAGGAGATCGCCACCCTCACCGCGCGCCTGGCGGCGGTCCCATCCGCCATCGACTCCGCCGTGGAGGGCCTGCGGGCCCGCCTCGCCGGCGGCACGTGGCCCTTCGCCGAGTTGCAGGTGCGGGAGGTACTGGCGCAGGCCCGCACGGCCGGCGACCAGGTCGCGGCCAACGTCGATCGCCTGGGCGAGCGGGCACCGTCGGACCTGAAGGACCGGGTGCGAGCCGCCTTCGCCGGGTACGCGGACGTCCTCGAGACCGAAGTCCTGCCCGCCGCGAAGGCGCTCGACGAGCCCAGCGGGCTGGGCGTGGGCCGCGACGTCTACCCCCTGTACTCGCGGCTGTACCTGGGCGCGACCGTCGACCTCGAGGAGACCTACGCCTGGGGGCAGGAGCTGCTGGCCGGCATCGTCGCCGAGCAGGAGCAGGTGGCGCAGCGCCTCTACCCCGGCGCGACGGTGGCGGAGGCCCTGTCTCGACTGGACTCGGAACCGCGGTACACGATCCACGGGACGGACGCGCTACGGGAGTGGATGCAGAAGACCTCCGACGAGGCCGTCGCGGCGCTGTCCGGGACCCATTTCGACATCCCCGCCGAGCTGCACCGGCTCGACTGCAGGATCGCGCCGAGCAACTCGGGCGGCATCTACTACACCGGACCGTCCGCCGACCTGTCGCGCGCCGGCGCCATGTGGTGGTCGGTGCCGGACGGCGTGACCGAGTTCCACACCTGGCAGGAGAAGACGACCGTCTACCACGAGGGGGTCCCCGGTCATCACCTCCAGATCGGCCAGTCGGTGATCGCGCCGCTCAACATCTTCCGCAAGCTCGCGTCGTTCGTTTCCGGGCACGGCGAGGGCTGGGCGTTGTACGCGGAGCGGCTCATGCGCGACCTGGGGTTCCTCGACGACGACGGCGACCTCATGGGCATGCTCGACTCGCAGCGGCTCCGCGCCGCCCGCGTCGTGCTGGACATCGGCGTGCACTGCGGCTTCGAGGCGCCCGCGGAGGTCGGCGGCGGCGCCTGGACCTACGAGAAGGGCTGGCGGTTCCTGCGCTCGCACGTCGCGATGTCCGACGAGCAGCTGCGCTTCGAGTACCACCGCTACCTCGGCTGGCCCGGACAGGCGCCGTCGTACTCGGTCGGCCAGCGGGTGTGGGAGCAGACCCGCGACGCCTACCTCGCCGCGCACCCCGGATCCACGCTCAAGGACTTCCACCGCGACGCCCTGGCACTCGGCGGCATGGGCCTGGACACCCTGCGCGCGGCGATCGTCTGAGAGAGTCAGCGCGACACGAGCACCGGGAGCACGGCCCTGCGGATCCCGACGGTGACGGGCAGTTCCTGCAGGTAGTCACCGTCGGCGTGCACGGGGATCGGGCGGTCGGCGCTGACGACCACCTCCTGGCCGCTGAAGGTCAGTGCTTCCGCCCGCGCGACGTGGGCGCCGGTCTTCGCCTCCCCCATCGCGCTGATGAGCTTGAGCTTGTTCCCGGCACCGTCGACGGCGAGCACGTCGATGCGACCGTTGTCGGATGCGGCGGCGGGGACCATGTGCAGGCCGCTTCCGTACCAGCCGGAGTTGGCGATGACGACCATGTGCACGGGCCCCTCGTGGACGGCACCGTCGACCTCGATGCGGAACCCCGCGGGCTTCCACCGGAACGCCGCGATCGCCGGTGCGAGCCGGTACGCGAGCGGCCCCATCCAGCGCAGCTTGTTGATGAGCTCGGTGGCGACGGAGTCGAGCCCGACGTAGACGTTGCCGACGGCGATCTCGTCGCCGACGGTGAGCACGTCGAGATCCTTGCGCAGGCCGTCGGTGAGCACGTCGGCGATGGCCGTCGGGTCGTCGGGAAGCCGCAGGTGTCGGGCCATGTCGTTGCCGCGGCCCGCGGTGACGATACCCATCGGCGCGCCGGGCACGCGGAGCACGCCGGTCGCGACCTCACGGATCTGGCCGTCGCCGCCGACCGCGACCGTCAGGGCGCCCGACGCGGCTGCTTCCTCGGCGCGCCGTCGGGCGTCGGCGCCGGAGGCGGACTCCACGACGTCGGTGGAGACGTCCCGGCGGGCCAGTTCCTCGGCGACGGCGGCCCACCGCGTGCGTGCGACCCCGCCGCCGGAGATCGGGTTGAGGACGGCGATGACGTCGGTGGCGGTCACGGGAGCAGGATCCCGGGGTTGAGCACGCCCTGCGGGTCGAGGGCGTCCTTGACCGCGCGCAGGGCCGAGACCTGCACCTCGCCGATCTCCTCCAGGTAGGTGGCGCGGTGATCGGTGCCGACGGCGTGGTGGTGGGTGATGGATGCGCCCGCCGCGCGGATCGCGGCGTTCGCGGCGGCCTTGGCCGCGCCCCACTGGGTGAGCGGATCCTCCAGCGCCTTGCAGATCACCGTGAAGTACAGCGAGGCACCCGTCGGGTAGACGTGCGAGATGTGGCACATGACCACGGCGGGCGTCCCCTGCTCGCCGAGCGCTCCGGTCAGCGCGGCGGTCACGTCGGCCTTGAGCCGATCGACGTTGGACCAGAAGGTCACGGTCTCCAGCGTCTCCACCAGCGCGCCCGCGTCGAGCAGCGGATCGCGCAGGTAGGGGCCGCGGAACCGGCCGGCGCGCCAGGCCTCCCCCGGCTCCTCGCCGAGGAACTCGCCACCCAGCTCGATGAGCCGCGCGGAGACGTAGCCGTCGCGGCAGTCGACGTCGGGTTCGTCGCCCTCGAAGCCGACGATCATGAGGCACCCGCCGACCGCGGCCTTCCCCGCGGCCCCCGGGTTCGCGAGGTTGAGGCCGGTCTCGGCCTCGTCGGACAGGCGCAGCACCGTCGGGCGGACGGAGCTCTGCGCGAGCACCCGCATGGCGTTCGCACCGGCGGCGAAGTCGGGGAACCGCCAGCCGTAGAACCGGCGGACCGCCGGGACGGGGTGGACCCGGACGCGGACGGCGGTGACGACCCCCAAGGCGCCTTCGGAGCCGAGGAAGAGCTGCCGCAGGTCGGGACCGGCCGCGGACTTGGGCGCGGTGCCGATCTCCGCGACGCCCCGCGGCGTGGCGACGGTGAGCCCGACGACCATCTCGTCGAACCGGCCGTAGCCGATCGAGGACTGCCCCGCGGAGCGCGTGACGGCGCACCCGCCGACCGTCGCCCCCTCGTACGACTGGGGGAAGTGACCGATTTCGTAGCCCTGCTCGCCGAGGAGCCGCTCCGCCTCGGGCAGCCGGGTGCCGGCGGCGAGCGTGGCGATCTGGGAGACCGGATCCAGCTCGATCAGTCCGGTCAGGCCGCGCAGGTCCAGTGCGACGACGGGCCGGGTCCGCTCGGGCGCGAGGCCGCCCGTGACCGAGGTGCCGCCGGAGAACGGGCTCAGGGTGAGGTCCTTCGCCGCACAGACGGCCAGGACCTCGGCGACCTGCTCGGCCGATGTCGGCGTGACCACGACGTCGGGGGCGTCGGAGGCATCCCCTGCGCGGTACTTCAGCAGGTCCGGCGTGGAGAAGCCGCGAAGATGGCGCAGGCGGGTAGCGTCGTCGGTGGCGACCGTCACACCTGTCTTCTGCAGGGCCGCGAGTGCCCGGCCGGAGACGCGGGACGGCATCAGGAACGGCTGCCCGGGCTCGCCCGGGCCGTGGTCGATGCCGAGCATGGTGAGCGCGCCGAGCACCGATTCGGAGAGGTGCATGGGGTTCGCGGGATCACCCCAGCGGCCGGGTTCGAATGCGACGACGGGAAGATCCACCTCGGACGAAGTCATGATACATTTGTACACATGATGTCGCAGGATCTCAATCCGCAGGGTTCGCCCACCCGCAGCCCGGCCAACGCCGTCGATGACGAACTGATCCTCGACGCGGCCAGGGACCTGATGGCGACCATCGGCATCCGTCGCACCACGATGGCCGATGTCGCCCGCACCGCGCAGGTCTCCCGCGCGACGCTCTACCGTCGCTACCCGAACGTGCAGGCGCTCGCCGCCGCGGTCACCACCCGCGAGTTCGTCGCGGCGCTCTCCTCCGTCGGCCTGTTCGACGGCGCCACCGGCCGCGAGACCGTCGCGCGCACCGTCGTCCACGTGACCGCCGCGGCGCGCTCGCACCCGCTGCTGCGCCGCATCGTCGAGCTGGACCCCGAGTTCCTCATGCCCTACCTGCTGCATCGCACCGGCCGGACGTCGCGCGCCCAGCTCGAGGCGATCACCGCGAGCATCGCGGCCGGTCAGGCGGATGGCAGCATCCGGAGCGGCGAGCCCGCCGAGCACGCCGCCGTGGTGCTGCAGCTCGCGTGGTCGTCGGCGCTCACGGGTCCCGTCTTCACCGAGTCCGCCGACCTGCTCGACGCCCAGCTCTTCGACCTCATCGACCGGTACCTGGCGCCGTGATCGCAGCCCTCAGAACCATCGACCCCGGATCGCGCCTCTCGGCGGGGCGCCGCACGGCCGACCTCGCCGCACTGGCCGCCGATCCATCGGTCGACCTCCTGGTCATCGGCGGCGGCGTGACCGGTACGGGCGTCGCGCTCGATGCCGCGAGCCGCGGGCTGCGCGTCGCGCTGGTGGAGAAGCACGACCTCGCCTTCGGCACCAGCCGCTGGTCGTCGAAGCTGGTGCACGGCGGCCTGCGCTACCTCGCCTCCGGAGCGGTGGGCATCGCCTACGAGAGCGCCGTCGAGCGCGACGCCTTGATCCGCGCCATCGCGCCGCACCTCACCCGCCCCCTGCCGCAGGTCGTGCCCCTGCTCGGCGGCGTGCGGCGCCGCGACGCCACGCTCACTCGCGTCGGGTTCCTCGCCGGCGACGCGCTGCGGCTCGCCGCCCGCACCCCGTCGTCCGAGCTCGCGCGGTCGCGGAGGATCTCCCCCACCGAGGTCATCGCCATGGCCCCGACGGTGCGGCGCGCGGGGCTGCGCGGCGGCCTCCTCAACTGGGACGGCCAGCTCACCGACGACGCGAGGCTCACGGTGGGCATCGCCCGCACCTCGGCGGCCCACGGCGCCCTGATTCTGACCCACTGCGCGGCGTCCCAGGTCACGGGCACCGCGGCGACCATCACCGACGCGCTGACCGGCCACTCGATGACCATCCGGGCGAAGGCCGTGATCAACGCGACCGGCGTGTGGTCGGGCACCGTCGACCCCGCGGTCTCGCTGCGCCCCAGCCGCGGCACGCACCTCGTCTTCCGGCAGGAGACCTTCGGCGGCCTCACCGCGGGTCTGACGGTGCCCGTCCCCGACTCCTTCGGGCGATACGTCTTCGCGCTGCCACAGCCGGACGGGCGGGTCTACGTCGGCCTCACGGACGAGGAGGCCGACG from Tsukamurella paurometabola includes the following:
- a CDS encoding DUF885 domain-containing protein produces the protein MSDAAAANTPIDQLANTLALRVAATDPILATHAGITELNDKLTDFSPAGLEARAAVGRETLAQLDELTEENDADRVTAATLRERLGVHDAIHDAGRTVGELNVIASPMQDIRDVFDLTPAGTPEEIATLTARLAAVPSAIDSAVEGLRARLAGGTWPFAELQVREVLAQARTAGDQVAANVDRLGERAPSDLKDRVRAAFAGYADVLETEVLPAAKALDEPSGLGVGRDVYPLYSRLYLGATVDLEETYAWGQELLAGIVAEQEQVAQRLYPGATVAEALSRLDSEPRYTIHGTDALREWMQKTSDEAVAALSGTHFDIPAELHRLDCRIAPSNSGGIYYTGPSADLSRAGAMWWSVPDGVTEFHTWQEKTTVYHEGVPGHHLQIGQSVIAPLNIFRKLASFVSGHGEGWALYAERLMRDLGFLDDDGDLMGMLDSQRLRAARVVLDIGVHCGFEAPAEVGGGAWTYEKGWRFLRSHVAMSDEQLRFEYHRYLGWPGQAPSYSVGQRVWEQTRDAYLAAHPGSTLKDFHRDALALGGMGLDTLRAAIV
- a CDS encoding diacylglycerol/lipid kinase family protein, whose protein sequence is MTATDVIAVLNPISGGGVARTRWAAVAEELARRDVSTDVVESASGADARRRAEEAAASGALTVAVGGDGQIREVATGVLRVPGAPMGIVTAGRGNDMARHLRLPDDPTAIADVLTDGLRKDLDVLTVGDEIAVGNVYVGLDSVATELINKLRWMGPLAYRLAPAIAAFRWKPAGFRIEVDGAVHEGPVHMVVIANSGWYGSGLHMVPAAASDNGRIDVLAVDGAGNKLKLISAMGEAKTGAHVARAEALTFSGQEVVVSADRPIPVHADGDYLQELPVTVGIRRAVLPVLVSR
- a CDS encoding FAD-binding oxidoreductase, which encodes MTSSEVDLPVVAFEPGRWGDPANPMHLSESVLGALTMLGIDHGPGEPGQPFLMPSRVSGRALAALQKTGVTVATDDATRLRHLRGFSTPDLLKYRAGDASDAPDVVVTPTSAEQVAEVLAVCAAKDLTLSPFSGGTSVTGGLAPERTRPVVALDLRGLTGLIELDPVSQIATLAAGTRLPEAERLLGEQGYEIGHFPQSYEGATVGGCAVTRSAGQSSIGYGRFDEMVVGLTVATPRGVAEIGTAPKSAAGPDLRQLFLGSEGALGVVTAVRVRVHPVPAVRRFYGWRFPDFAAGANAMRVLAQSSVRPTVLRLSDEAETGLNLANPGAAGKAAVGGCLMIVGFEGDEPDVDCRDGYVSARLIELGGEFLGEEPGEAWRAGRFRGPYLRDPLLDAGALVETLETVTFWSNVDRLKADVTAALTGALGEQGTPAVVMCHISHVYPTGASLYFTVICKALEDPLTQWGAAKAAANAAIRAAGASITHHHAVGTDHRATYLEEIGEVQVSALRAVKDALDPQGVLNPGILLP
- a CDS encoding neutral zinc metallopeptidase, which produces MTFQGNGPLEGGNVSAGGGGGMGRGMVIGGGSIGTVVIGLLIYFLTGSTGGMTQAPQQAGPGLSQAEQQLDEKLKNCTKEQANSDTACRIKATTISLDKVWPTVLRGYKPPRGGTKIMPVGAQSINTACGVAGADTGPFYCPSDQVAVFQLDFMDRVIKKMGGTNAPFSQEYIVAHEFGHHVQTLLGDIDKAQQGRGAQGGSVRVELQADCYAGVWAAHADKGEDAMLKPLTQQEISDAITTAQAIGDDTIQRNAGRNVNPESFSHGTSEQRVRWFSQGYRTGAPAQCDTFSGTI
- a CDS encoding TetR/AcrR family transcriptional regulator; amino-acid sequence: MMSQDLNPQGSPTRSPANAVDDELILDAARDLMATIGIRRTTMADVARTAQVSRATLYRRYPNVQALAAAVTTREFVAALSSVGLFDGATGRETVARTVVHVTAAARSHPLLRRIVELDPEFLMPYLLHRTGRTSRAQLEAITASIAAGQADGSIRSGEPAEHAAVVLQLAWSSALTGPVFTESADLLDAQLFDLIDRYLAP